A stretch of Ectothiorhodospiraceae bacterium BW-2 DNA encodes these proteins:
- a CDS encoding uracil-DNA glycosylase gives MITPLNPAPFRHLAATLEGIDRAVYDQAGADWQQPIIGHGAPAAPICFFGRDPGREEVIHQLPFIGAGGQKVRQQLYLFHHQRELPDFDASIAIGEGYFWLNTVPYKPIGNKAWSMAVKREFQPLIAELLLNRWQGERVITLGREAFFWFAIAQPKTTRDQLQSFWQQPQRFEQTTTIDFIQQQQRRRLELAPLPHPSPLNATWYRHFPTLLQQRLQRLQ, from the coding sequence ATGATAACACCACTCAATCCAGCCCCATTTCGCCACCTTGCCGCCACATTAGAGGGGATCGACAGAGCCGTTTACGACCAAGCCGGTGCCGACTGGCAGCAGCCGATTATCGGCCACGGAGCCCCCGCTGCCCCGATCTGCTTCTTTGGCCGCGATCCGGGTCGGGAGGAGGTCATCCACCAACTCCCCTTTATCGGTGCTGGCGGACAGAAGGTGCGCCAGCAGCTCTATCTGTTCCACCATCAGCGCGAACTACCCGATTTTGACGCCTCGATCGCCATCGGTGAGGGCTACTTCTGGCTCAATACCGTCCCCTACAAACCGATCGGCAACAAAGCGTGGTCGATGGCGGTCAAAAGGGAGTTTCAACCGCTCATTGCCGAGCTACTCCTCAATCGATGGCAGGGGGAGAGGGTGATTACCCTAGGGCGCGAGGCCTTTTTCTGGTTCGCCATCGCCCAACCGAAAACCACCCGCGACCAGCTACAGAGCTTTTGGCAACAGCCACAACGGTTTGAACAGACAACCACCATCGACTTTATCCAGCAGCAGCAGCGACGGCGCCTAGAACTCGCACCCTTACCCCACCCCTCACCACTCAATGCGACCTGGTACCGCCACTTTCCAACGCTACTGCAACAGCGGCTACAGCGGCTACAGTGA
- the rlmN gene encoding 23S rRNA (adenine(2503)-C(2))-methyltransferase RlmN, with product MPLADTTNLLTLPRNELADFFVAMGEKPFRATQVMKWIYQLGVSDFNEMTNLSKGLRQRLAEVANLTLPKVVLDAPSMDGTRKWLLELEDGNCIEMVFIPEEGRGTLCVSSQVGCSLACSFCSTARQGFNRNLTVAEIIGQLVVATRLLGLPERGERSVTNVVLMGMGEPLLNFESVVRAMSLMQDDFAFAISKRRLTLSTAGVVPAIVRLAEVSDVCLAVSLHACHDALRSELVPLNRKYPLAQLMGACRDFLAKMPPRRRITFEYVMLDGVNDSDADAKALIGLLETIPSKINLIPFNPFPHAPYRCSPPERIERFRQRLMAAGIVTMTRKTRGEDIAAACGQLVGEVNDRTRRSRRLSGELAIGG from the coding sequence ATGCCCCTAGCTGACACAACCAATCTGCTCACTCTGCCCCGCAATGAACTGGCCGACTTTTTTGTCGCTATGGGGGAGAAGCCCTTTCGAGCCACTCAGGTGATGAAGTGGATCTATCAGCTAGGGGTGAGCGACTTTAACGAGATGACTAATTTGAGTAAGGGGTTACGGCAGCGGTTAGCTGAGGTGGCCAACCTTACCTTGCCTAAAGTGGTGCTAGATGCCCCATCAATGGATGGCACCCGTAAGTGGCTATTGGAGCTTGAGGATGGCAACTGTATCGAGATGGTCTTTATCCCCGAGGAGGGGCGCGGTACCCTCTGTGTCTCATCGCAGGTCGGTTGTAGCCTCGCTTGCAGCTTCTGTTCGACGGCTCGGCAAGGGTTTAACCGTAACTTGACGGTCGCGGAGATTATCGGTCAGCTAGTGGTGGCGACTCGGCTCCTAGGGCTGCCCGAACGGGGGGAGCGATCGGTGACTAATGTGGTCTTGATGGGCATGGGGGAGCCGCTGCTCAATTTTGAGAGCGTGGTGAGGGCGATGAGCCTAATGCAGGACGATTTTGCCTTTGCTATCTCCAAACGGCGTCTAACTTTGAGCACTGCCGGAGTGGTGCCGGCTATCGTAAGGCTGGCCGAGGTGAGCGATGTCTGTCTGGCGGTCTCGCTCCACGCCTGTCACGATGCGCTCCGCAGCGAGCTGGTACCGCTAAATCGCAAATATCCGCTGGCGCAGTTAATGGGGGCGTGTCGCGACTTTTTGGCTAAAATGCCCCCTAGACGGCGCATTACTTTTGAGTATGTGATGCTCGATGGTGTGAATGACAGCGATGCAGATGCGAAGGCGTTAATTGGCCTGCTGGAGACGATCCCCTCCAAAATTAACCTCATCCCCTTTAACCCCTTCCCTCATGCCCCCTATCGCTGCTCGCCACCGGAGCGGATCGAGCGCTTTCGACAGCGGTTGATGGCGGCCGGTATTGTGACGATGACTCGCAAAACTCGGGGTGAGGATATCGCCGCTGCCTGTGGGCAGTTGGTGGGTGAGGTTAATGATCGCACCCGTCGCAGTCGGCGACTGAGTGGCGAGTTGGCGATAGGTGGATAG
- a CDS encoding DUF4115 domain-containing protein, whose translation MSDEQQPQRVKQEPAADLYAIGERLKRLREERQLSREKVAQALRLHVRMISALEEGDMAALPGPTFIMGYLRSYARLLDIPASEVALFSVRDVEKSTTITSHVSEGGGAVPRRVSNRSRPMLLLLLLLLLLVAVYGWVMEQGGELSLPSFPSGDVASHPESILPPTIEPGEGTLLPQLYDLDALGDSDDVRPVADELELEPEPEPEPEPSVELPPENFSALTAEALRGDGDEGGAEMPLSLPEEPVLNRPPVESGAEPIVAEGQLRLTYIADSWTEVFDAQGRRRVFGILKRGSEEVIEGEPPFSLFFGYAPGVEVYYNGQLVDHTPHHRKSMARFEVGG comes from the coding sequence ATGAGTGATGAACAGCAACCGCAGCGGGTGAAACAGGAGCCGGCTGCCGATCTATATGCCATCGGGGAGCGACTGAAGCGGCTGCGAGAGGAGCGGCAACTTAGTCGTGAAAAGGTGGCGCAGGCGCTACGACTCCATGTGCGAATGATTAGTGCGCTAGAGGAGGGGGATATGGCGGCTCTGCCAGGGCCGACTTTCATTATGGGCTATCTGCGTAGTTACGCCCGTCTGCTCGATATTCCCGCTAGCGAGGTGGCGCTCTTTTCGGTACGCGATGTCGAAAAATCGACGACGATTACCTCCCATGTAAGCGAGGGGGGGGGCGCGGTGCCTCGCCGAGTCTCAAATCGCTCTCGGCCGATGTTACTGCTACTGCTGCTGTTACTGCTGTTAGTGGCCGTTTATGGCTGGGTGATGGAGCAGGGGGGGGAGCTATCGTTGCCCTCCTTTCCTAGCGGCGATGTAGCTAGCCACCCGGAGTCGATTCTACCGCCGACGATCGAGCCGGGTGAGGGGACGCTGCTGCCGCAGCTCTATGATTTAGACGCGTTAGGCGATTCAGACGATGTAAGACCGGTCGCCGATGAGCTGGAGTTAGAACCAGAACCAGAACCAGAACCAGAACCCTCTGTGGAGCTGCCTCCCGAGAACTTTTCGGCGTTAACCGCAGAGGCGTTGAGGGGGGATGGTGATGAGGGGGGGGCTGAGATGCCGCTCTCTCTCCCCGAAGAGCCGGTGCTCAATAGGCCGCCTGTCGAGAGTGGCGCTGAACCTATCGTGGCCGAGGGGCAGTTACGACTGACATATATCGCCGATAGCTGGACGGAGGTCTTTGATGCCCAAGGGCGGCGGCGTGTGTTCGGTATTTTAAAGCGAGGGAGTGAGGAGGTGATTGAGGGGGAGCCCCCCTTTAGCCTCTTTTTTGGGTATGCGCCCGGGGTCGAGGTCTATTACAACGGTCAACTGGTTGATCATACCCCGCACCATCGTAAAAGTATGGCTCGATTTGAGGTGGGAGGGTAA
- the pilW gene encoding type IV pilus biogenesis/stability protein PilW has protein sequence MGVVIWVWWIVGLLLAGCASTTVNEPAARSNAELGLQYMTRGNYERALEKLERALGYDPDSVLTHHYLAELYRRLERPKESEQHFLEAISLSREGDSRLYNNYGVFLCERQRVEEARQQFERVLQNPVYPKADIYENLGFCYQKVGDNGVAESYFRQALGLKPERAKSLLAMAQLSFEQGKTLSTRAWLQRLHAVQPPTAETLWLGIQVERQLGDFNSADQLGKMLMERFAESEQAANYLETIKP, from the coding sequence ATAGGGGTGGTGATCTGGGTCTGGTGGATAGTTGGACTCCTGTTGGCGGGGTGCGCCTCGACTACGGTCAATGAGCCGGCGGCGCGATCTAACGCGGAGCTAGGGTTGCAATATATGACGCGGGGTAACTATGAGCGGGCACTGGAGAAGCTGGAGCGGGCGCTGGGGTATGATCCCGATTCAGTGCTAACCCACCACTATCTGGCAGAGCTCTATCGGCGGTTGGAGCGGCCGAAAGAGTCGGAGCAGCACTTTTTAGAGGCGATTAGTTTAAGTCGGGAGGGGGACTCTCGGCTCTATAATAACTACGGCGTCTTTCTGTGTGAACGGCAGCGAGTCGAGGAGGCGCGGCAGCAGTTTGAACGAGTGTTGCAAAATCCGGTCTATCCTAAGGCGGATATTTACGAGAATCTCGGTTTTTGCTACCAAAAGGTGGGCGATAATGGGGTGGCCGAGAGCTATTTTCGTCAGGCATTAGGGCTAAAGCCTGAACGGGCGAAGAGTCTGTTGGCGATGGCGCAGCTCTCATTTGAGCAGGGCAAGACGCTCTCTACAAGGGCCTGGTTACAGCGGCTGCACGCGGTGCAGCCCCCGACAGCAGAGACGCTTTGGCTTGGGATTCAAGTGGAGCGGCAACTGGGGGACTTTAACTCTGCTGATCAGTTAGGCAAAATGTTGATGGAACGATTTGCCGAGTCAGAACAGGCAGCAAACTATCTGGAAACCATTAAACCATGA
- a CDS encoding sulfurtransferase: protein MQNYPRLLEPEQLQHHLKDPQLRLVNLCDPRRNLPTPPGAVTLDYEQLVRQLPPVGGLLPNNRQLSTLFSKLGLTPAHHIVAYDDEGGGKACRLLWTLACIGHPHFSLLNGGAHAWLNEDFPLATTPYTPQPTHYEARFEMHAPAHADHELIMAHLGDDDFALVDARSAEEFSGLKRFASRGGHIPGALWLEWTELMDHTHHLRLKPRSELEQIVTRLGLSRDQTVVSYCQTHHRSSLNWFVLDYLGFQSHGYEGSWSDWGNRPDTPIELGPPSPAPIRH from the coding sequence ATGCAAAATTACCCCCGACTCCTGGAACCGGAACAGCTCCAACACCATCTGAAGGATCCCCAACTGCGCCTTGTCAACCTATGTGACCCGCGCCGCAACCTCCCCACACCCCCAGGGGCGGTTACCTTGGACTATGAGCAGCTAGTGCGCCAACTCCCCCCCGTCGGCGGACTGCTGCCGAATAACCGCCAGCTCTCGACCCTCTTCTCTAAACTCGGCCTAACGCCAGCACACCACATCGTCGCCTATGACGATGAGGGAGGGGGCAAAGCGTGCCGTCTGCTCTGGACTCTCGCCTGCATTGGCCACCCCCACTTCTCGCTCCTCAACGGCGGTGCCCACGCCTGGCTAAATGAAGATTTTCCGCTAGCGACAACCCCCTACACCCCCCAACCGACCCACTATGAGGCTCGGTTCGAGATGCACGCCCCAGCCCATGCCGACCATGAGCTGATTATGGCCCACCTCGGTGATGACGATTTTGCCCTAGTTGACGCCCGCAGCGCAGAGGAGTTTAGCGGCCTCAAGCGGTTTGCCAGTCGCGGGGGGCATATCCCCGGCGCCCTCTGGCTAGAGTGGACTGAGCTGATGGATCACACGCATCATTTGCGCCTAAAACCGCGCTCTGAACTAGAACAGATAGTCACAAGGCTCGGTCTTAGCCGCGATCAGACGGTGGTCAGCTACTGCCAGACCCACCACCGCTCCTCGCTCAACTGGTTTGTGCTCGACTATCTGGGCTTTCAGAGCCACGGCTATGAGGGCTCTTGGTCTGACTGGGGCAATCGACCCGACACCCCCATTGAGTTAGGCCCCCCCTCTCCCGCCCCCATCCGCCACTGA